Proteins from a single region of Starkeya sp. ORNL1:
- a CDS encoding biotin-dependent carboxyltransferase family protein, giving the protein MTSAAKPTLHILQPRPQTTVQDLGRFGFQALGVPSCGALDPVALRLANRLVGNAEGTAALECRLIGPSFEVQGAPVRLALAGASASIEIDMDGDTRQVPAWRAVTVPAGATVRVGALRGSGCAILAVAGGLDLPEVLGSHSTDLKGGFGGHQGRALRADDIIGVNRPPLDGPELELPSPPSLEFAGTLRVVLGPQSDAFTAEGLATFLDTPYEVSREADRMGMRLQGPALTFFRGADIVSDGIATGAIQVPGSGQPIILLADHQTIGGYAKIATVISADLPAAGRLLPGAAIRFRPVSVHEAEAARRTLEREVARLIGSMAPVREAASIDERALFSANLISGVVTALDAP; this is encoded by the coding sequence ATGACCAGCGCGGCCAAGCCCACCTTGCACATCCTCCAGCCGAGGCCGCAGACCACGGTGCAGGATCTCGGCCGCTTCGGCTTCCAGGCGCTGGGGGTGCCGAGCTGCGGCGCGCTCGATCCGGTCGCGCTTCGGCTTGCCAACCGGCTGGTCGGCAATGCGGAAGGCACCGCCGCGCTGGAATGCCGGCTGATCGGTCCAAGCTTCGAAGTGCAAGGTGCGCCGGTGCGCCTTGCACTTGCCGGGGCGTCCGCCTCGATCGAAATCGACATGGATGGCGACACACGGCAAGTCCCTGCCTGGCGCGCCGTCACCGTGCCGGCGGGCGCAACCGTGCGGGTCGGCGCGCTGCGCGGCAGCGGCTGCGCGATATTGGCAGTGGCTGGCGGGCTCGATCTGCCCGAGGTGCTGGGCTCGCATTCCACCGACCTGAAGGGTGGCTTCGGCGGCCATCAGGGTCGGGCGTTGCGGGCTGATGACATCATCGGCGTGAACCGGCCGCCACTGGATGGCCCCGAGCTCGAACTCCCCTCCCCGCCGTCCCTGGAATTCGCCGGCACCTTGCGCGTCGTGCTCGGCCCGCAATCGGACGCCTTCACGGCGGAGGGCCTCGCCACCTTCCTCGACACGCCCTATGAGGTCTCCCGCGAGGCCGACCGCATGGGCATGCGCCTTCAGGGACCGGCGCTCACCTTCTTCCGCGGCGCTGACATCGTCTCCGACGGCATCGCCACCGGCGCCATCCAGGTGCCGGGCTCCGGCCAGCCGATCATATTGCTCGCCGACCACCAGACCATTGGCGGCTACGCCAAGATCGCAACCGTCATCTCGGCCGATCTCCCCGCCGCCGGCCGGCTGCTGCCCGGCGCCGCGATCCGCTTCCGCCCGGTGAGCGTCCACGAGGCGGAAGCGGCCCGCCGCACGCTGGAGCGCGAAGTTGCGCGACTGATCGGGAGCATGGCGCCCGTGCGCGAGGCGGCCAGCATCGACGAGAGGGCGCTGTTCTCGGCCAATCTCATTTCGGGTGTCGTCACCGCTCTGGACGCTCCTTGA
- a CDS encoding GntR family transcriptional regulator — MPKDAASALASPDYRRSPVPRYLQIAGVIRRRIEDGVWRPNEKISTLQELEAEFRVARVTVRQAVELLQSEGLVRRIQGKGTFVSGSVEEKRWLKLDLKWRSLASTIGMNVPRFLPVTTPAPEPPLKPEDGTPAAHYRYMESVQSRRGQPYSFARVHLDENVYRLADQRFGREPTISVVASLEELKVKRARQSFIVGTVEPRVANLLATGIGFPTVEAHLVVADADDVVIYVADIIYRGDCVQLDIDLLQ; from the coding sequence ATGCCCAAGGATGCCGCCTCGGCACTCGCCAGTCCCGATTATCGCCGCAGCCCGGTGCCGCGCTATCTGCAGATCGCCGGCGTAATCCGGCGCCGCATCGAGGATGGCGTCTGGCGGCCGAACGAGAAGATCTCGACCCTTCAGGAGTTGGAGGCCGAGTTCCGCGTCGCTCGCGTCACCGTTCGGCAGGCGGTGGAACTGCTGCAATCCGAGGGCCTGGTCCGCCGCATCCAGGGCAAGGGCACCTTCGTCTCCGGCTCGGTCGAGGAGAAGCGCTGGCTGAAGCTCGACCTCAAATGGCGCTCGCTGGCCAGCACCATCGGCATGAACGTGCCGCGCTTCCTGCCCGTCACCACGCCCGCCCCGGAGCCGCCGCTGAAGCCGGAGGATGGCACGCCGGCGGCGCACTATCGCTATATGGAGAGCGTGCAGTCGCGGCGCGGCCAGCCTTATTCCTTCGCCCGCGTGCATCTCGACGAGAATGTCTATCGCCTCGCCGATCAACGCTTCGGGCGCGAGCCCACCATCAGCGTGGTCGCCTCGCTGGAGGAGTTGAAGGTGAAGCGGGCGCGGCAATCCTTCATCGTCGGCACCGTCGAGCCCCGCGTCGCCAACCTGCTGGCGACGGGCATCGGCTTTCCCACCGTGGAAGCCCATCTCGTGGTGGCGGACGCGGACGACGTCGTCATCTATGTCGCCGACATCATCTATCGCGGCGACTGCGTGCAGTTGGACATCGACCTGCTGCAATAG
- a CDS encoding cupin domain-containing protein: MVPVVDSTMLARAHVQGAADKSVNWAGAFATCGGNNATQSSTIVYEIEPGGHLGWHTDATEETQYIIAGTGELLMDDGKHAVGPGSVFVLPTDVRHDLVNTGTETLRAVAFFAAAMFTQTFDQIMLPPNTHVLGTPNREG; this comes from the coding sequence ATGGTCCCGGTTGTCGATTCCACAATGCTTGCGCGCGCGCATGTCCAGGGTGCTGCGGACAAATCCGTAAACTGGGCTGGAGCCTTTGCGACGTGCGGCGGAAATAACGCCACGCAATCCTCCACCATCGTCTATGAGATCGAGCCCGGCGGGCATCTTGGCTGGCACACCGACGCAACCGAGGAAACCCAGTACATCATCGCCGGCACCGGCGAGTTGCTCATGGATGATGGCAAGCATGCGGTCGGGCCCGGCAGTGTGTTCGTGCTGCCGACGGATGTGCGGCACGACCTCGTCAATACCGGCACCGAGACGCTGCGCGCCGTCGCCTTCTTCGCTGCGGCGATGTTCACGCAGACCTTCGACCAGATCATGCTGCCGCCGAACACGCATGTGCTCGGGACACCCAATCGGGAAGGGTGA
- a CDS encoding 2Fe-2S iron-sulfur cluster-binding protein, giving the protein MKPVRLEVNGRPIAADIEPRQHLADFVREEMLLTGTHLGCEHGVCGACTVLIDGAPARSCIAFPVALDGASITTIEGLADDPVTARLREAFSVEHGLQCGFCTPGMLIMARDIVLRRPGACADDIRHELAGNLCRCTGYVGIIRAVQQVAAERIGEAAVMTRGTTVPAPAYVSPLALPIAPSSVAKAPEPAWPAASPQETAVSLEPLRNPVELVEQFRVPADAATVWAFFQQPDKVIACLPGARLVAPSDGRSLEAEMLVKLGPMQAAFRGAALLAADPATRTGTINGQGVDTKGASRVRAMLTYRLDAVEGGTATDVHVDVAYELKGPLAQMSRGTIARDLAGRITRSFAENLAAALSGAALPEQARSLDAGSLAWSMLKGWMARLFGRR; this is encoded by the coding sequence ATGAAGCCGGTGCGCCTTGAGGTCAATGGCAGGCCAATCGCGGCGGACATCGAACCGCGCCAGCATCTGGCGGATTTCGTGCGCGAGGAGATGTTGCTCACCGGCACCCATCTCGGCTGCGAGCACGGCGTGTGCGGCGCCTGCACCGTGTTGATCGACGGCGCGCCGGCGCGCTCCTGCATCGCCTTCCCGGTGGCTCTCGATGGCGCGAGCATCACCACCATCGAAGGCCTCGCCGACGATCCGGTGACGGCGCGGCTCCGCGAGGCGTTCAGCGTCGAGCACGGCCTGCAATGCGGCTTCTGTACGCCCGGCATGCTGATCATGGCGCGCGATATCGTGCTGCGCCGCCCCGGAGCGTGCGCCGACGATATCCGCCACGAACTCGCCGGCAATCTCTGCCGCTGCACCGGCTATGTCGGCATCATTCGAGCGGTGCAGCAGGTGGCGGCGGAGCGGATCGGGGAAGCGGCGGTGATGACAAGGGGCACGACGGTGCCGGCGCCGGCCTATGTCTCGCCGCTGGCCCTGCCGATCGCGCCATCATCGGTCGCGAAGGCGCCGGAGCCGGCATGGCCCGCCGCCTCGCCGCAAGAGACGGCCGTTTCACTGGAGCCGCTGCGCAATCCGGTCGAACTGGTTGAACAGTTCCGGGTACCGGCCGATGCGGCGACGGTGTGGGCCTTCTTCCAGCAGCCCGACAAGGTGATTGCCTGCCTGCCCGGCGCCCGGCTCGTCGCGCCCAGCGACGGACGCAGCCTTGAGGCCGAGATGCTGGTGAAGCTCGGCCCGATGCAGGCGGCGTTCCGCGGCGCGGCGCTGCTCGCGGCCGATCCCGCGACACGAACCGGCACAATCAACGGCCAGGGCGTCGACACGAAGGGCGCGTCGCGGGTACGGGCGATGCTGACCTATCGGCTCGATGCGGTGGAGGGCGGCACGGCGACCGACGTGCATGTCGATGTCGCCTATGAGCTGAAGGGCCCGCTCGCCCAGATGAGCCGCGGCACCATCGCCCGCGACCTCGCCGGCCGCATCACCCGCAGCTTCGCCGAGAACCTCGCGGCGGCGCTATCGGGCGCTGCCCTTCCGGAGCAGGCGCGCTCCCTCGATGCCGGATCGCTGGCGTGGTCGATGCTGAAAGGCTGGATGGCCCGACTGTTCGGGCGGCGCTAG
- a CDS encoding FAD binding domain-containing protein — protein MKAARFDYDRPERLDQAVAMLGGEGARAFAGGQSLGPMLNLRLARPVALVDIARLAELRHVEERPDGVFFGAGITHAEFEDGAVPDPTGGVLASIARGIAYRAVRNRGTVGGSLAHADPAADWPTTLSAMGANVYLAGPGGRREMAVEDFLHGAFQTALAPGEIIAGVFVPRLSTSARWGYRKSCRKAGEFAEAMCAVLLDSARNICRLAIGATEGKPIVLTAADVFVANPDLIDPYLAQAGLAADPATLDLHRAVFREAIAAMDAWGRPA, from the coding sequence ATGAAGGCCGCGCGGTTCGACTATGACCGGCCGGAGCGGCTCGACCAGGCGGTGGCGATGCTCGGCGGGGAGGGCGCGCGCGCCTTCGCCGGCGGCCAGAGCCTCGGCCCGATGCTGAACCTGCGCCTTGCCCGCCCGGTGGCGCTGGTCGATATCGCGCGACTGGCGGAACTGCGCCATGTGGAGGAGCGGCCCGACGGCGTGTTCTTTGGCGCCGGCATCACCCATGCAGAATTCGAGGACGGCGCGGTGCCGGATCCGACCGGCGGCGTGCTGGCGAGCATCGCGCGGGGCATCGCCTATCGCGCAGTGCGCAATCGCGGCACGGTCGGCGGCAGCCTCGCCCACGCTGATCCGGCGGCCGACTGGCCGACCACGCTGAGCGCCATGGGTGCGAACGTGTATCTCGCCGGCCCCGGCGGGCGGCGCGAAATGGCGGTCGAAGATTTTCTCCATGGCGCGTTCCAGACCGCGCTGGCGCCAGGCGAAATCATCGCCGGGGTCTTCGTGCCGCGGCTCTCGACGTCCGCCCGCTGGGGCTACCGCAAATCCTGCCGCAAGGCCGGGGAGTTTGCCGAGGCGATGTGCGCGGTGCTGCTGGATTCTGCGCGCAATATTTGCCGGCTCGCTATCGGCGCCACCGAGGGCAAGCCCATCGTGCTGACGGCGGCCGATGTGTTCGTCGCGAACCCCGACCTGATCGATCCCTATCTGGCGCAGGCCGGGCTCGCCGCGGATCCGGCGACGCTCGACCTGCATCGTGCTGTGTTCCGGGAGGCCATCGCAGCGATGGACGCGTGGGGGCGGCCCGCATGA
- a CDS encoding xanthine dehydrogenase family protein molybdopterin-binding subunit: MEQQVGEPRAHRGVGASVRRKEDARLLEGRGRFIGDMRFPGQLEAAFLRSPIAHGWIKAIHIPEHLEGRAFTHADMVGVKDILARTGLPGFRVSVQPSLASDKVRFAGEPIVMVLADTRAEAEDLLEEISIEFEELPANWDMLRAVEPGAALIHEDWPENVFLVSAAEKNFEARRAELEAAPIKVTRRVRTSRQCMAPLEGKGCIAVYERHIEQLALWTSTQMPHIVRSGLAECLGLDLRKIRVVAPDVGGGFGWKGLLQPEEVCCSWAALRLDRPIKWLEDRREHLIAAANCREHHYEMTAWADADGRLLGLDAVAHVDAGAYSAYPFSACLEGAQVVSNLPGPYDFGAYRCKAYSVCSNKPPIVPYRGVARTGVCTAIELMVDAVARAAGLEPCEVRLRNLVKPEQMPFRSITGKDFDMGDYPESLRRARAMIDHDAVRARQRGGEMDGRRIGVGYAVYCEQGAHGTSVYHGWGIPMVPGFEQCGARLTPDGTLEIRVGNQSHGQSMETTLAQIACEVLGIDPELVNVVHGDTAMTPYSTGTWGSRSAVMAGGAVAAACEKLGERLKRIGAHLLQADPGAVFIRDGEVHGPAGSVTFSEIAATWYLKPQNLPADVDPDGLDLVAGYRPVVDTGTFSYATHAAVVAVTPGTGAVEILDYVVVEDGGVLLNPMVVEGQIYGGTAQGIGTALYEEMAYDENGQPLASTFADYLLPGANEMPDVRIAHMQTPSPNTKFGQKGIGEGGAIAPPAAIGNAINDALGDLGVELGTCPMTPRRVREALQAARAGLPS; the protein is encoded by the coding sequence GTGGAGCAGCAAGTCGGTGAGCCCCGCGCCCATCGCGGTGTCGGCGCCTCGGTCCGCCGCAAGGAGGATGCTCGCCTGCTCGAGGGCCGCGGCCGCTTCATCGGCGATATGCGATTTCCGGGCCAGTTGGAGGCCGCATTCCTGCGCTCGCCGATCGCCCACGGGTGGATCAAGGCGATCCATATTCCCGAGCATCTGGAAGGCCGCGCCTTCACCCATGCCGACATGGTCGGGGTGAAGGACATCCTCGCCCGCACCGGCCTGCCGGGCTTCCGCGTCTCGGTGCAGCCCTCGCTCGCCAGCGACAAGGTGCGCTTCGCCGGCGAGCCGATCGTCATGGTGCTGGCCGACACGCGGGCCGAGGCCGAGGACCTGCTGGAGGAGATCTCCATTGAGTTCGAGGAACTGCCCGCCAATTGGGACATGCTGCGCGCGGTCGAGCCCGGTGCGGCGCTGATCCATGAGGACTGGCCGGAGAATGTGTTCCTGGTTTCCGCCGCCGAGAAGAATTTCGAGGCGCGGCGCGCCGAGCTTGAGGCCGCGCCGATCAAGGTGACGCGCCGGGTGCGCACCAGCCGGCAATGCATGGCGCCGCTGGAGGGCAAGGGCTGCATCGCGGTCTATGAGCGCCATATCGAGCAACTGGCGCTGTGGACCTCCACCCAGATGCCGCACATCGTGCGCTCGGGCCTTGCCGAGTGCCTGGGGCTGGACCTGCGCAAGATCCGTGTCGTGGCGCCGGATGTCGGCGGCGGCTTCGGCTGGAAGGGGCTCTTGCAGCCGGAGGAGGTGTGCTGCTCCTGGGCGGCACTCAGGCTCGACCGGCCGATCAAATGGCTGGAGGACCGCCGCGAGCATCTGATCGCCGCCGCCAATTGCCGCGAGCATCATTACGAGATGACCGCCTGGGCCGATGCCGATGGCCGGCTGCTCGGCCTCGACGCGGTAGCCCATGTCGATGCCGGCGCCTATTCGGCCTATCCGTTCTCGGCGTGCCTGGAAGGCGCGCAGGTCGTCTCGAACTTGCCGGGGCCCTACGATTTCGGTGCGTATCGCTGCAAGGCCTATTCGGTGTGCAGCAACAAGCCGCCGATCGTGCCCTATCGCGGCGTGGCGAGGACCGGGGTGTGCACCGCCATCGAGCTGATGGTCGACGCCGTCGCCCGCGCCGCCGGGCTTGAGCCCTGCGAGGTGCGGCTGCGCAATCTCGTCAAGCCGGAGCAGATGCCGTTCCGCAGCATCACCGGCAAGGATTTCGACATGGGCGACTATCCGGAGAGCCTGCGCCGGGCCCGCGCCATGATCGACCACGACGCCGTCCGCGCCCGGCAGCGCGGCGGCGAAATGGATGGCCGGCGCATCGGCGTCGGCTACGCGGTCTATTGCGAGCAGGGCGCGCACGGCACCTCGGTCTATCATGGCTGGGGCATTCCCATGGTCCCGGGCTTCGAGCAGTGCGGCGCGCGGCTCACCCCCGATGGCACGCTGGAAATCCGCGTCGGCAACCAGAGCCACGGCCAGTCTATGGAGACCACGCTGGCGCAGATCGCCTGCGAGGTACTCGGCATCGATCCTGAACTGGTCAATGTGGTGCATGGCGACACCGCCATGACGCCCTATTCCACCGGCACCTGGGGCTCTCGCTCGGCAGTGATGGCGGGCGGCGCGGTGGCGGCGGCCTGCGAGAAACTCGGCGAGCGGCTGAAGCGGATCGGTGCGCACTTGCTGCAAGCCGATCCCGGTGCGGTGTTCATCCGCGACGGCGAAGTGCATGGACCGGCCGGCTCGGTGACGTTCAGCGAGATCGCCGCGACCTGGTACCTCAAGCCGCAGAACCTGCCGGCCGATGTCGACCCGGACGGACTAGATCTCGTCGCCGGCTACCGGCCCGTAGTCGATACCGGCACCTTCTCCTATGCCACCCATGCCGCCGTGGTGGCGGTGACGCCAGGCACCGGCGCGGTCGAGATCCTCGATTACGTCGTGGTCGAGGATGGCGGCGTGCTGCTGAACCCGATGGTGGTGGAGGGCCAGATCTATGGCGGTACCGCGCAGGGTATCGGCACCGCGCTCTATGAGGAGATGGCCTATGACGAGAACGGCCAGCCGCTCGCCTCGACCTTCGCCGATTATCTGCTGCCCGGCGCCAACGAGATGCCGGACGTGCGCATCGCCCATATGCAGACGCCCTCGCCGAACACGAAATTCGGCCAGAAGGGCATAGGCGAGGGCGGCGCCATCGCGCCCCCGGCGGCGATCGGCAATGCCATCAATGATGCGCTGGGCGATCTCGGGGTGGAACTCGGCACCTGCCCGATGACGCCGCGCCGGGTGCGCGAGGCGCTGCAGGCCGCGCGTGCGGGGTTGCCGTCATGA
- a CDS encoding xanthine dehydrogenase family protein molybdopterin-binding subunit → MKFGVGQPFRRVEDLRFITGTGRYTDDHRHPGEAFAVVVRSRVAHGVLRSVDAEAARQMPGVLGVFTAADLEADGIGTLPIVVVLDHAEGGTMPVPPRTLLARGKVRYLGEPIAFVVAETLIEAVEAAEAVEIDIEDLPVAVEPAAALTDGAPLLYDEAPGNLALHFTLGDIAAADAALKASDRVVEIDLVNNRIVVNSLEARNAIGIFEPEAGDFTLISGTQGSHMIREWLFEPVFALPPERLRVITPDVGGGFGMKAVPYPEQALVLYAARKLGRPVRWQSSRSDAFLSDTQGRDNHSRARLGLDAEGRFTALKVETLASCGGALSAFGVYCPTLSGPPMAPGVYRIPKVATDVRIAFTNNAPIDAYRGAGRPEAAYLIERLVDKAARETGIAPDALRAINMIAPEEMPHTTDTGVTYDSGDFAAVMRTGLAAADWHGFANRREGNDGRLRGIGLAYYIERTGVPGNEGAVVEIGADGRIVLHVGTQSTGQGHETTYVQMLAERLDVPPESITVKTGDTRQPLPSAGGTVASRSMVHGGGALKLAAEAVIAEGRALAAQLLDVLPEAVEFDSGAFRATGTNRHVGLLEVAASAGGLTGVGDFTQEDGTFPNGAHICEVAVDLETGRIEVERYTVVDDFGRVLNPLLLGGQIHGGIAQGIGQAMLERTVYDPDNGQLLSGSFMDYGLPRADDLPFFDFATQNVPCTTNPLGIKGAGEAGAIGAPPAFVNAVVDALAHLGIAHLDMPLTPSRVWEAIEAAKQG, encoded by the coding sequence ATGAAATTCGGTGTCGGCCAGCCGTTCCGGCGCGTTGAGGATCTGCGCTTCATCACCGGCACCGGCCGCTACACTGACGACCATCGCCACCCGGGCGAGGCCTTCGCCGTGGTGGTGCGCTCGCGTGTCGCCCACGGCGTGCTGCGCTCGGTGGACGCCGAGGCGGCGCGGCAGATGCCGGGCGTGCTCGGCGTCTTCACCGCTGCCGATCTTGAAGCCGACGGCATCGGCACGCTGCCCATCGTCGTCGTGCTCGACCATGCCGAGGGTGGCACCATGCCGGTGCCGCCGCGCACGCTGCTCGCCCGCGGCAAGGTGCGTTATCTCGGCGAGCCCATCGCCTTCGTGGTGGCGGAAACGCTGATCGAGGCGGTGGAAGCCGCCGAGGCGGTCGAGATCGACATCGAGGATCTGCCCGTCGCGGTCGAGCCGGCGGCGGCGCTCACGGACGGCGCACCGCTTCTCTACGACGAAGCCCCGGGCAATCTCGCGCTGCATTTCACGCTCGGCGACATCGCGGCGGCCGACGCCGCGCTCAAAGCCTCCGACCGCGTGGTCGAGATCGATCTGGTCAATAACCGCATCGTGGTGAACTCGCTGGAGGCGCGCAACGCCATCGGCATCTTCGAGCCCGAGGCCGGCGATTTCACGCTGATCTCGGGCACGCAGGGCAGCCACATGATCCGCGAGTGGCTGTTCGAACCGGTCTTCGCTCTGCCGCCGGAAAGGCTGCGGGTGATCACCCCCGACGTCGGCGGCGGCTTCGGCATGAAGGCGGTGCCGTACCCCGAACAGGCGCTGGTGCTCTACGCGGCCCGCAAGCTGGGGCGGCCGGTGCGCTGGCAGTCCTCGCGCTCGGACGCCTTCCTCTCCGACACGCAGGGCCGGGACAATCATTCGCGCGCCCGGCTTGGTCTCGATGCCGAGGGCCGCTTCACCGCGCTCAAGGTGGAGACGCTGGCGAGTTGCGGCGGTGCGCTCTCCGCCTTCGGCGTCTATTGCCCGACGCTGTCCGGCCCGCCCATGGCGCCGGGCGTCTATCGCATTCCCAAGGTCGCGACCGATGTGCGCATCGCCTTCACCAACAACGCGCCGATCGACGCCTATCGCGGCGCCGGCCGGCCGGAGGCGGCCTATCTGATCGAGCGCCTCGTCGACAAGGCGGCACGCGAGACCGGCATCGCACCGGACGCGTTACGCGCCATCAACATGATCGCGCCGGAGGAGATGCCGCATACCACCGATACCGGCGTCACCTATGATTCCGGTGACTTCGCCGCGGTAATGCGCACCGGCCTCGCGGCGGCGGACTGGCATGGCTTCGCGAACCGGCGGGAGGGCAATGACGGCCGGCTGCGCGGCATCGGCCTCGCCTATTACATCGAGCGCACCGGCGTGCCGGGTAATGAAGGCGCGGTGGTCGAGATCGGTGCGGATGGCCGCATCGTGCTGCATGTCGGCACCCAGTCGACCGGCCAGGGCCACGAGACCACTTATGTGCAGATGCTGGCCGAGCGGCTCGATGTTCCCCCGGAATCCATCACGGTGAAGACCGGTGACACCCGCCAGCCGCTGCCCTCGGCCGGCGGCACGGTCGCCTCGCGCTCCATGGTGCATGGCGGTGGTGCGCTCAAGCTTGCCGCGGAAGCGGTGATTGCGGAGGGCCGCGCGCTCGCAGCGCAGTTGCTCGATGTGCTGCCCGAGGCGGTGGAGTTCGACAGCGGCGCCTTCCGCGCCACCGGCACCAATCGCCATGTCGGGCTGCTGGAGGTCGCGGCCTCCGCTGGCGGGCTGACCGGTGTCGGAGATTTCACGCAAGAGGACGGCACCTTCCCGAATGGCGCGCACATTTGCGAGGTGGCGGTCGATCTGGAGACCGGGCGCATCGAGGTCGAGCGCTACACCGTGGTCGATGATTTCGGCCGGGTGCTCAATCCACTGCTGCTCGGCGGCCAGATCCATGGCGGCATCGCCCAGGGCATCGGCCAGGCCATGCTGGAGCGCACCGTCTACGACCCCGACAACGGGCAACTGCTCTCCGGCTCCTTCATGGATTACGGCCTGCCGCGCGCCGACGACCTGCCCTTCTTCGACTTCGCGACGCAGAACGTGCCTTGCACCACCAATCCGCTCGGCATCAAGGGCGCCGGGGAAGCCGGCGCCATCGGCGCGCCGCCGGCCTTCGTCAATGCGGTGGTCGATGCGCTGGCCCATCTCGGCATCGCCCATCTCGACATGCCGCTCACGCCGTCGCGGGTGTGGGAAGCGATCGAGGCGGCGAAGCAAGGCTAG
- a CDS encoding phosphoribosyltransferase, with protein MSERGDFTEPTLAYWQELTGEVPERFSATPPYRFGYPVALPCGRYLVLPLRALPDKGLAVASLIANQASHTVVAALADHMADEARWLGAEVVVGLPTLGLAFAALVAERLGQLRYAPLGYSRKFWYDDALSEPVSSITSPEAGKRLRLDPNLAPLVRGRRVVIVDDAISTGTTTIAACRLLRRLDAEVAGIVVAMKQTNRWQTPLAALAPPPPVRAGYGCPLFELREDGWWPLPATMPDVP; from the coding sequence GTGAGCGAGCGGGGCGATTTCACCGAGCCGACGCTCGCCTATTGGCAGGAGCTGACCGGCGAAGTGCCGGAGCGTTTCTCGGCGACGCCGCCTTATCGCTTCGGCTATCCGGTGGCTCTGCCCTGCGGGCGTTATCTCGTGCTGCCGTTGCGCGCCTTGCCGGACAAGGGGCTCGCCGTCGCTTCGCTGATCGCCAACCAGGCTTCGCATACGGTGGTGGCCGCGCTCGCCGACCATATGGCGGACGAGGCACGCTGGCTTGGCGCCGAGGTCGTGGTCGGGCTTCCGACGCTGGGCCTTGCCTTCGCTGCTTTGGTGGCCGAGCGGCTCGGGCAGCTGCGTTATGCCCCGCTCGGCTATAGCCGGAAGTTCTGGTACGACGACGCGCTTTCCGAGCCGGTCTCCTCCATCACCAGCCCGGAGGCGGGTAAGCGGCTGCGCCTCGATCCCAATCTTGCGCCGCTGGTCCGCGGCCGCCGCGTCGTCATCGTCGACGACGCCATCTCCACCGGCACCACGACAATCGCCGCCTGCCGGCTGCTGAGGCGCCTCGATGCCGAGGTTGCCGGCATCGTGGTGGCGATGAAGCAGACCAATCGCTGGCAGACACCGCTCGCCGCGCTGGCACCGCCACCGCCGGTGCGCGCCGGCTATGGCTGTCCGCTGTTCGAGCTGAGGGAAGACGGCTGGTGGCCGTTGCCCGCGACGATGCCGGACGTGCCATAG